CAGCGATCTTTTGCCAGACCCGCCTCAAACAGACTCTGTATCGCGCTGCCTAATTGTCTTTAGCTGCAACCCCTTTCTTCCAAGCGGAGTTGGCGCGAGTATTTTGGCCCAATGTTCGTTACTTGTTGAGATGGGTTATGTGCTGGATGTTCTTTTCTATGTGCAGGATGAGTTTTCAAGGGCATCGCGCGAGGCGCTATTGCGTCGCTTTGACCGAGCAGCAGTGATTTTCCCCAAAATTTCTTGTCAGAGTCGATTAGACGATGGGGTCACTGCCACAAATTTGGACGAATGGTGCGGGGGAGAACTGCTGGACGCTTGCGCCCAAATGTTGAAAAATGGTCATTATGCGGCGGTCATCGTTCATCAGCCGTGGCTTTCCAAAGTCTTGGAACTTGTTCCTGAGGGAATAAAAAAATATCTCTTTATGCATGACAACTTTGCCGGACGTGCTGCCCTGTTCGAAAAGCAGGGGTTGCCCAAGAGGCTTGCTTGGTTGAACCTCAGCGATAAGGAGCAGGCACGATGCATGCTCCGTGCGGATATTATTTTTGCAGTTCAAGATGAGGAAAAGACAATATTCGAGCAACAGACCAATGCTGAACGGCAGGTTGTTACGGTAAAGATTCCTTTTGCCGACAACACCGCATATTCGCTCCCACGGCGGCGAGGCAAGCTTGCAGTGGGCATAATTGCTAGCGCCAATGAAAATAACCGGAACGCGGTAATCGATTTTGTGCGACTATGGGAGCGAGAGCCAGTATTGTGCTGTGGAGCGGAGTTGCGTATTGCTGGTGATGTCGGTTGTTTTGTTTCTTCCCAAGAACCTTCCGTGCATGTCCTTGGGCGTGTGGAAAGGCTTGAGTCTTTTTATGCCGATCTCGATATGGCCGTTAATCCTGATTGTAGTGGAACTGGTATCAAAGTTAAATCACTGGAAGCACTCAGCTTTGGGCGTCCTTTACTTTGTAGCCTTGCCGGAAGTGCAGGGCTTCATTCTACAT
The DNA window shown above is from uncultured Desulfovibrio sp. and carries:
- a CDS encoding glycosyltransferase; the encoded protein is MPSFSKALDLWRNDRALFYRRLKSNLARSVGTASAFFSGEKSLYSDLLPDPPQTDSVSRCLIVFSCNPFLPSGVGASILAQCSLLVEMGYVLDVLFYVQDEFSRASREALLRRFDRAAVIFPKISCQSRLDDGVTATNLDEWCGGELLDACAQMLKNGHYAAVIVHQPWLSKVLELVPEGIKKYLFMHDNFAGRAALFEKQGLPKRLAWLNLSDKEQARCMLRADIIFAVQDEEKTIFEQQTNAERQVVTVKIPFADNTAYSLPRRRGKLAVGIIASANENNRNAVIDFVRLWEREPVLCCGAELRIAGDVGCFVSSQEPSVHVLGRVERLESFYADLDMAVNPDCSGTGIKVKSLEALSFGRPLLCSLAGSAGLHSTCSWHNLLDRPAMVASVISLIQQPALLLSLRDTSIALFRKYSDMEEYIRVLHPRQV